The Polyangiaceae bacterium genome includes a region encoding these proteins:
- a CDS encoding serine/threonine protein kinase: MQASPVPVSQQPRIVGRYALYGEIAAGGMATVHFGRLVGAVGFSRTVAIKRLHAQFAKDPDFVTMFLDEARLAARIQHPNVVSTLDVVPLEDEVFLVMDYVHGEALSKLIRSARRQGEQVPPRIAVAILAGALHGLHAAHEAKSEQGEPLNIVHRDVSPQNVLVGTDGTARVLDFGVAKAAARVTSTRDGQMKGKVSYMAPEQLRGKGVDRRTDVFAAGIVLWETLTGRRLFDGDDPGEILTKLLEAVIPPPSSLEPSVPPQLDAIVLRALDRNIERRWPTAREFAIALEHAGPIAMSREVGEWAERIGEETIGKRARQVAEIESGSLAHIRAVDAVPVSAPSYGSHPSYVGPASHSQPMAPVPTSWPIGAQGDPITSPSQVSHVTGISRPSVISAQTHASGMTGAQAPGRRSVFAALIGVAAALGIAVVAVVFVLLGRSKSDVEPMPPDPPAPPEAVSAAAPVPEPAPAPAPTPEAPPVVSVEQLPKAPAPPPRGTKTPGVRTPAPGPKPAADNCDPPFIVDKNGVRRVKPGCM; encoded by the coding sequence ATGCAAGCGAGCCCGGTGCCGGTATCCCAGCAGCCGCGTATCGTCGGGCGCTACGCGCTCTACGGCGAAATCGCGGCCGGCGGTATGGCCACGGTGCATTTTGGCAGGCTGGTTGGAGCGGTGGGGTTCTCGCGCACGGTGGCCATCAAGCGCTTGCACGCGCAGTTCGCCAAGGACCCCGACTTCGTCACCATGTTCCTGGACGAAGCGCGGCTCGCCGCCCGCATTCAGCACCCGAACGTGGTCAGCACGCTCGACGTGGTGCCCCTCGAAGACGAGGTGTTTCTGGTCATGGACTACGTCCATGGCGAGGCGCTCTCCAAGCTCATTCGTTCGGCGCGCCGCCAGGGCGAGCAGGTGCCTCCGCGCATCGCGGTGGCCATCCTGGCAGGGGCGCTCCACGGCCTGCACGCTGCGCACGAAGCCAAGAGCGAGCAGGGCGAACCCTTGAACATCGTACACCGCGACGTCAGCCCGCAGAACGTGCTCGTGGGCACCGACGGTACGGCGCGTGTCCTCGACTTCGGCGTCGCCAAGGCGGCGGCCCGCGTCACCTCGACGCGGGATGGCCAGATGAAGGGCAAGGTCAGCTACATGGCCCCGGAGCAGCTCCGGGGCAAAGGCGTGGATCGCCGCACCGACGTGTTCGCCGCGGGCATCGTGCTGTGGGAGACGCTGACGGGGCGCCGGCTGTTCGACGGCGACGACCCGGGTGAGATCCTGACCAAGCTGCTGGAGGCGGTGATTCCTCCGCCGTCCAGCCTGGAGCCGAGCGTGCCTCCCCAACTGGACGCGATCGTCCTGCGCGCGCTCGACCGCAACATCGAGCGTCGCTGGCCCACAGCCCGGGAATTCGCCATCGCGCTCGAGCACGCCGGCCCCATCGCCATGTCGCGCGAGGTCGGCGAGTGGGCCGAGCGCATCGGCGAGGAGACCATCGGCAAGCGTGCCCGGCAGGTCGCGGAGATCGAGAGCGGTTCGCTGGCGCACATCCGCGCGGTGGACGCGGTGCCGGTGTCGGCGCCGAGCTACGGCTCTCACCCGTCCTACGTCGGCCCGGCCTCCCACTCGCAGCCGATGGCACCGGTCCCGACGAGCTGGCCCATTGGAGCCCAGGGCGATCCAATCACGTCGCCGTCTCAGGTCTCCCACGTCACCGGGATCTCCCGGCCGTCGGTGATCTCGGCCCAGACGCACGCCTCGGGGATGACCGGAGCGCAGGCGCCCGGGCGGCGCAGCGTGTTCGCGGCGCTGATCGGCGTCGCGGCCGCGCTCGGCATCGCTGTCGTCGCGGTGGTGTTCGTGCTCCTCGGGCGCAGCAAGTCGGACGTCGAGCCCATGCCGCCCGATCCGCCGGCGCCGCCCGAGGCGGTCTCCGCGGCCGCGCCCGTCCCGGAGCCCGCACCGGCACCGGCACCGACACCGGAAGCGCCACCCGTGGTGAGCGTGGAGCAGTTGCCGAAAGCGCCGGCGCCGCCGCCTCGCGGGACGAAGACTCCAGGTGTTCGTACGCCCGCCCCGGGCCCCAAACCCGCGGCTGACAACTGCGACCCGCCGTTCATCGTGGACAAGAACGGCGTCCGCCGCGTCAAGCCCGGCTGCATGTGA
- a CDS encoding polysaccharide deacetylase family protein, protein MRRTALCSASLALLPVLLQSGCSASDDHDETPGANDIAAWEDAYEQNEMGKADSSGCSGVVVPDKNGFAKRVALTFDDGPNPETTPQVLDILKQYGVKATFFINGKRVTNDAARAVLARIKNEGHILANHSQGHLNLKTVSSAKMQEEVTKTHEVILGAGVTPRYFRFPFGSANCGAVDFVEGLGYAVTGWHIDSADWCYAASSSGYCSPSTFRYVPDGFRSDMVGYTMSQVKSKNGGILLFHDIHQNTASHIGEIIQKLVDGGFSFVNLDDTATFPLLNGQTPAPTPFIGDPCKSDADCGFSDAGKNGSCHLFTPSGGGETGFCTLACQGFCPDKSGKAPTFCTSLDGGASGSCVSKSDALNGNCSKISGTSAASADRFIGSSTATPSTAQACLPQ, encoded by the coding sequence ATGCGCCGCACCGCTCTCTGTTCGGCCTCGCTCGCCCTCCTTCCGGTCCTCCTGCAGAGCGGCTGCAGCGCCAGCGACGACCACGACGAGACCCCGGGGGCGAACGACATCGCCGCCTGGGAGGACGCCTACGAGCAGAACGAGATGGGCAAGGCCGACTCGAGCGGCTGCTCGGGCGTGGTGGTACCCGACAAGAACGGCTTCGCGAAGCGCGTCGCGCTGACCTTCGACGACGGCCCGAACCCGGAGACGACGCCCCAGGTGCTCGACATCCTGAAGCAGTACGGGGTCAAGGCCACGTTCTTCATCAACGGCAAGCGCGTGACCAACGACGCCGCGCGCGCCGTGCTCGCGCGCATCAAGAACGAGGGCCACATCCTGGCCAACCACTCCCAGGGCCACCTGAACTTGAAGACCGTCTCCAGCGCGAAGATGCAGGAGGAGGTCACGAAGACCCACGAGGTCATCCTCGGAGCAGGCGTGACGCCGCGCTACTTCCGCTTCCCGTTCGGCTCGGCGAACTGCGGCGCCGTCGATTTCGTGGAGGGCCTCGGCTACGCCGTGACCGGCTGGCACATCGACTCGGCGGACTGGTGCTACGCCGCCTCCTCTTCCGGTTACTGCTCGCCGTCCACTTTCCGCTACGTCCCGGACGGCTTCCGCAGCGACATGGTCGGCTACACGATGAGCCAGGTGAAGAGCAAGAACGGCGGCATCCTCTTGTTCCACGACATCCACCAGAACACGGCCTCGCACATCGGCGAGATCATCCAGAAGCTCGTGGACGGCGGCTTCAGCTTCGTGAACCTGGACGACACGGCCACCTTCCCGCTCTTGAACGGCCAGACCCCCGCGCCCACGCCCTTCATCGGCGACCCGTGCAAGAGCGACGCGGACTGCGGCTTCAGCGACGCCGGCAAGAACGGCTCCTGCCACCTGTTCACCCCGAGCGGCGGCGGCGAGACGGGCTTCTGCACGCTGGCCTGCCAGGGCTTCTGCCCGGACAAGAGCGGCAAGGCGCCGACCTTCTGCACCAGCCTCGACGGCGGCGCGAGCGGCAGCTGCGTCTCGAAGTCCGACGCCCTGAACGGCAACTGCAGCAAGATCTCCGGGACTTCCGCCGCCAGCGCGGACCGCTTCATCGGCTCGTCCACCGCAACGCCCTCGACAGCCCAGGCCTGCCTGCCACAATAG
- a CDS encoding serine/threonine protein kinase: MSAASDTPGSIVDAKYALIEQIGAGGMGTVWRALVYGAEGFRRTVAVKRLNEAFNDYPEVVQMFVEEARVGAMLRHPNVVQIHDFGIDSEGQYYLVTEWVEGIHFGDYQRSFAGVAGGTPWPLITAIAIEVLRALDAAHGARNESGKRSPVLHRDVSPPNILLDVTGIVKLADFGLARAMDRGRITQPNVIKGKLSYLAPEMLRGEEASVQSDLFSLGVCLWEALAGQRLFDAPTDIQVLAMLRDPRVPLLSVKRPDLPMGLTTAVHRALERDPKRRFDSALQMLESLREVLRVIPESTSGPVLAASIEAARDRIRKAPR, encoded by the coding sequence ATGAGCGCTGCCAGCGACACGCCCGGCTCGATCGTGGACGCCAAGTACGCCTTGATCGAGCAGATCGGCGCCGGTGGCATGGGTACGGTGTGGCGCGCCTTGGTCTACGGCGCCGAGGGCTTCCGGCGCACGGTGGCGGTCAAGCGCCTGAACGAGGCCTTCAACGACTACCCCGAGGTCGTGCAGATGTTCGTGGAGGAGGCCCGCGTCGGCGCCATGCTGCGGCACCCGAACGTGGTGCAGATCCACGACTTCGGCATCGACAGCGAGGGCCAGTACTACCTGGTCACCGAGTGGGTCGAAGGCATCCACTTCGGCGACTACCAGCGGAGCTTCGCCGGCGTTGCCGGCGGCACGCCTTGGCCTCTGATCACCGCCATCGCCATCGAGGTGCTGCGCGCGCTCGACGCCGCGCACGGTGCGCGGAACGAGAGCGGGAAGCGCTCGCCGGTGCTGCACCGCGACGTCTCCCCGCCCAACATCCTGCTCGACGTGACCGGGATCGTGAAGCTCGCGGATTTCGGCTTGGCTCGTGCGATGGACCGGGGGCGCATCACGCAGCCGAACGTGATCAAGGGCAAGCTCAGCTACCTGGCGCCCGAGATGCTCCGCGGCGAGGAGGCCAGCGTGCAGAGCGACCTGTTCAGCCTGGGGGTCTGCCTCTGGGAGGCGCTCGCCGGGCAGCGACTCTTCGACGCACCGACGGACATTCAGGTCCTGGCCATGCTCCGGGACCCGCGCGTCCCGCTCCTGTCGGTCAAGCGCCCGGACCTGCCGATGGGCCTGACCACCGCGGTGCACCGGGCGCTCGAGCGCGACCCCAAGCGCCGCTTCGACTCCGCGCTCCAGATGCTGGAGTCGTTGCGCGAGGTGCTGCGGGTCATCCCGGAGTCGACCTCCGGGCCGGTGCTGGCCGCCAGCATCGAGGCGGCCCGCGACCGCATCCGGAAGGCCCCCCGCTGA
- a CDS encoding SUMF1/EgtB/PvdO family nonheme iron enzyme, which produces MSSRDLATALFVLLGAGCEDVRPATRPTPLFPVELPPAPTPLRECRFEPVTRASGAAEPAKSGADMCFTAGTEPEPWWMRYRADAAPTPMTVAADAAPPPPPPACPPDMLLVDGEYCPDVRQRCLRYLDDGVPGGFLSHHRCAEFDKSPQCLASRQHRRFCIDRDEYVPPGADKPLVDQSWTMAKDLCESQGKRLCFESEWQFACEGEALWPYPYGFTRNAKLCNHDLGDLEYRGKLRDKRVRPGDRPACVSPFGVRNMVGNVDEWTMRDGMQKPWRSSLRGGWWLAGRNNCGAATTGHDEYYFGPQTGVRCCANAL; this is translated from the coding sequence GTGAGCTCGAGGGATCTCGCCACCGCGTTGTTCGTTCTGCTCGGTGCCGGGTGCGAGGACGTGCGTCCCGCCACGCGACCGACCCCGCTCTTTCCCGTCGAGCTGCCCCCCGCCCCAACGCCGCTGCGCGAGTGTCGCTTCGAGCCGGTGACTCGGGCGAGCGGAGCGGCGGAGCCGGCCAAGTCCGGCGCCGACATGTGCTTCACCGCCGGCACGGAGCCCGAGCCGTGGTGGATGCGTTACCGCGCGGACGCCGCGCCGACGCCGATGACGGTTGCGGCCGACGCCGCTCCGCCACCGCCACCGCCGGCGTGCCCGCCGGACATGCTGCTCGTCGATGGGGAGTATTGCCCGGACGTGCGGCAGCGCTGCCTGCGCTACCTCGACGACGGCGTTCCCGGCGGCTTCCTGAGCCACCACCGCTGCGCGGAGTTCGACAAGAGCCCGCAGTGCCTCGCGTCGCGCCAGCACCGCCGCTTCTGCATCGACCGAGACGAATACGTGCCGCCCGGCGCCGACAAGCCCCTGGTCGATCAGTCCTGGACGATGGCGAAGGACCTCTGCGAGAGCCAGGGCAAGCGCCTGTGCTTCGAGTCCGAGTGGCAGTTCGCGTGCGAGGGCGAGGCGCTCTGGCCCTACCCCTACGGCTTCACCCGCAACGCCAAGCTCTGCAACCACGACCTCGGCGACCTGGAGTACCGGGGCAAGCTCCGCGACAAGCGCGTGCGCCCCGGCGATCGTCCAGCCTGCGTGAGCCCGTTCGGCGTGCGCAACATGGTCGGCAACGTGGACGAGTGGACGATGCGGGACGGGATGCAGAAGCCCTGGCGCTCCTCGCTCCGCGGCGGCTGGTGGTTGGCGGGGCGCAACAACTGCGGTGCCGCCACGACCGGTCACGACGAGTACTACTTCGGTCCCCAGACCGGCGTCCGCTGTTGCGCGAACGCGCTCTGA
- a CDS encoding ferrous iron transport protein A — translation MNLAQAGIGQIVTVERVGGERAFRRRLMELGLVPGTRIEVLGVAPLGDPIELLVRGCSLSIRRSEAEQVAVVAVEIARDSEPEHAPLEPELGAPSVM, via the coding sequence ATGAACCTCGCCCAGGCTGGAATCGGCCAGATCGTCACCGTCGAACGCGTGGGCGGCGAGCGGGCTTTCCGCCGCCGCCTGATGGAGCTCGGGCTGGTGCCCGGTACGCGCATCGAGGTCCTGGGCGTGGCGCCGCTCGGCGACCCCATCGAGCTCTTGGTGCGAGGCTGCAGCCTGTCCATCCGGCGCTCCGAGGCGGAGCAGGTGGCGGTCGTCGCGGTCGAGATCGCGCGCGATTCCGAACCAGAGCACGCGCCGCTCGAGCCCGAGCTCGGTGCGCCGAGCGTGATGTGA
- the asnS gene encoding asparagine--tRNA ligase, giving the protein MAVYSVKQALAGAGAEGAELTVRGWVRTRRDSKAGLSFIHVSDGSCFAPIQVVADKALSNYERDVLRLGPGCAVVCTGKLVRSQGKGQAFEIQASRIEVSGFVDDPETYPIQPKAHSMEFLREVAHLRPRTNTFGAVSRVRHCIAQAIHRFFHEQGFFWVNTPIITASDCEGAGQMFRVSTLDQANLPRGPEGKIDYTQDFFGKEAFLTVSGQLAVEAYCLALSKVYTFGPTFRAENSNTARHLAEFWMVEPEIAFADLNDDADLAEAFLKYVFRAVLAEREDDMKFIVERVDKTAIDRLQKFVEAAFARVDYGDAVKLLEQSGKKFEFPVAWGMDLQTEHERFLTEEHFGKPVVVMNYPEKIKAFYMRLNDDDKTVAAMDVLAPGIGEIIGGSQREERLDVLDRRLAAFGLNPAAYQWYRDLRRYGTVPHAGFGLGLERLVVYVCGLANIRDAIPYPRTPGNAEF; this is encoded by the coding sequence ATGGCGGTCTACTCGGTGAAACAAGCGCTCGCGGGCGCCGGTGCGGAAGGTGCGGAGCTGACGGTCCGGGGCTGGGTGCGCACGCGCCGCGACAGCAAGGCCGGGCTCTCGTTCATCCACGTCAGCGACGGATCCTGCTTCGCCCCGATCCAGGTCGTGGCCGACAAGGCCTTGTCGAACTACGAGCGCGACGTGCTCCGGCTCGGGCCGGGTTGCGCGGTGGTCTGCACCGGCAAGCTCGTGCGCTCGCAGGGCAAGGGGCAGGCCTTCGAGATCCAGGCGAGCCGGATCGAGGTCTCGGGCTTCGTGGACGATCCGGAGACCTATCCCATCCAGCCCAAGGCCCACAGCATGGAGTTCCTGCGCGAGGTCGCGCACCTGCGCCCGCGGACCAACACGTTCGGTGCGGTGAGTCGCGTGCGCCACTGCATCGCGCAGGCCATCCACCGCTTCTTCCACGAGCAAGGCTTCTTCTGGGTGAACACGCCGATCATCACCGCCAGCGACTGCGAAGGCGCGGGGCAGATGTTCCGCGTCTCCACCTTGGACCAGGCCAACTTGCCCCGGGGCCCCGAAGGCAAGATCGACTACACCCAGGACTTCTTCGGCAAGGAGGCGTTCCTGACCGTCTCGGGACAGCTCGCGGTCGAGGCGTACTGCCTGGCCCTGTCCAAGGTCTACACCTTCGGGCCCACCTTCCGCGCGGAGAACTCCAACACGGCGCGCCACCTGGCGGAGTTCTGGATGGTCGAGCCCGAGATCGCGTTCGCCGACCTGAACGACGACGCCGATCTGGCGGAGGCTTTCCTGAAGTACGTCTTCCGCGCGGTGCTCGCCGAGCGCGAGGACGACATGAAGTTCATCGTCGAGCGAGTGGACAAGACCGCCATCGACCGCTTGCAGAAGTTCGTGGAGGCCGCCTTCGCGCGGGTGGACTACGGGGACGCGGTGAAGCTGCTCGAGCAGAGCGGCAAGAAGTTCGAGTTCCCCGTCGCCTGGGGCATGGATCTTCAGACCGAGCACGAGCGCTTCCTGACCGAGGAGCACTTCGGAAAGCCCGTGGTGGTGATGAACTACCCGGAGAAGATCAAGGCGTTCTACATGCGCCTGAACGACGACGACAAGACCGTGGCGGCGATGGACGTGCTGGCGCCCGGGATCGGCGAGATCATCGGCGGCTCGCAGCGCGAGGAGCGGCTCGACGTCCTGGACCGGCGCCTGGCCGCGTTCGGGCTGAACCCCGCCGCTTACCAGTGGTACCGCGATCTGCGGCGCTACGGCACGGTGCCCCACGCCGGCTTCGGGCTCGGCCTGGAGCGCCTGGTCGTGTACGTGTGCGGCCTGGCCAACATCCGCGATGCCATCCCGTACCCGCGCACTCCTGGAAACGCGGAGTTCTGA
- a CDS encoding CBS domain-containing protein: MEGEHLDDELEIMSERARERAELDPEVFEQPLSVLCRHPAASVDIGATVERAVALMRERRLGAVLVTDQGKLAGIVTERDLLMKVGLDGESWRRRPVTELMTPNPDALELDDALKFVLNQMQVGGYRHVPVVNDRGEPIHLISLRNVARFVMDQFPRLVANIPPRPSRGAPPWGG, from the coding sequence ATGGAAGGGGAGCACCTGGACGACGAGCTCGAGATCATGTCCGAGCGGGCGCGTGAGCGCGCCGAGCTGGACCCGGAGGTATTCGAGCAGCCGCTCAGCGTGCTCTGCCGCCATCCCGCCGCCAGCGTGGACATCGGGGCGACGGTGGAGCGCGCGGTGGCGCTGATGCGGGAGCGCCGCTTGGGGGCCGTGTTGGTCACCGACCAGGGCAAGCTCGCCGGCATCGTGACCGAGCGCGACCTCCTGATGAAGGTCGGCCTGGACGGCGAGAGCTGGCGCCGGCGCCCGGTGACGGAGCTGATGACTCCCAACCCGGACGCGCTCGAGCTCGACGACGCGCTGAAGTTCGTGCTGAACCAGATGCAGGTCGGCGGCTACCGCCACGTGCCCGTGGTCAACGACCGCGGCGAGCCCATCCACCTGATCTCGCTGCGCAACGTGGCACGCTTCGTCATGGACCAGTTCCCGAGGCTGGTGGCCAACATCCCCCCGCGCCCGTCGCGTGGCGCGCCACCCTGGGGCGGTTGA
- a CDS encoding DNA-3-methyladenine glycosylase, producing MPGRTTHTHSDALRRSHDEGSERRRLAREFYARPVLRVARDCVGKLLVHDLGGRVLVGRIVEAEAYRGPEDLAAHSARGRRTPRNEAMWGEAGHAYVFFVYGQHWHLNLVTGAPGEPHAVLIRAVEPVEGTELMARRRGMSADRRELTNGPGKLCVAFGIDRRYDRFDLAGGGALYLADAPKTRVVRARRVGIDYAGAWAERPWRFCEAGNRYVSRAPEGRLRDK from the coding sequence ATGCCGGGGCGTACCACCCACACGCACTCCGACGCGCTGCGCCGATCGCACGACGAGGGCAGCGAACGCCGCAGGCTTGCTCGCGAATTCTACGCCAGGCCGGTGCTGCGGGTAGCTCGGGATTGCGTCGGCAAGCTCTTGGTTCACGACCTCGGGGGGCGGGTGCTCGTCGGGCGCATCGTGGAGGCGGAGGCCTACCGGGGCCCCGAGGACCTGGCGGCCCACAGCGCCCGCGGCCGGCGCACCCCTCGCAACGAAGCCATGTGGGGCGAGGCCGGGCACGCCTACGTGTTCTTCGTCTACGGTCAGCATTGGCACCTGAACCTGGTCACCGGCGCCCCGGGCGAGCCTCACGCCGTCCTGATCCGCGCCGTCGAGCCGGTCGAGGGCACCGAGCTAATGGCCCGGCGCCGCGGCATGAGCGCCGATCGGCGGGAGCTGACCAACGGGCCCGGGAAGCTCTGCGTGGCCTTCGGCATCGACCGTCGCTACGACCGCTTCGACCTCGCCGGCGGCGGCGCGCTCTACCTCGCGGACGCCCCGAAGACGCGCGTCGTGCGCGCGCGCCGCGTCGGCATCGACTACGCCGGCGCCTGGGCGGAGCGTCCCTGGCGCTTCTGTGAAGCTGGAAACCGCTACGTCTCCCGAGCGCCCGAGGGTAGGCTGCGCGACAAATGA
- a CDS encoding peptidylprolyl isomerase, whose protein sequence is MANPTAVLETSLGDITVELFTDQMPITAGNFVKLAKSGFYDGLHFHRVINGFMLQFGCPHSKDPSSPRAGTGDGPDGTIKDEHTAKLSNEPGTLSMANTGRPNSGSCQFFINTVHNSYLDWFTPGASKHPVFGKVIAGMDVVKKIETTKTDAGDRPVTPVKMNRVRVIEN, encoded by the coding sequence ATGGCGAACCCCACTGCAGTTCTCGAGACCAGCCTGGGCGACATCACGGTGGAGCTCTTCACCGATCAGATGCCCATTACCGCCGGCAACTTCGTCAAGCTCGCCAAGAGCGGCTTCTACGACGGCTTGCACTTCCACCGCGTGATCAACGGCTTCATGCTGCAGTTCGGCTGCCCGCACAGCAAGGACCCGTCGAGCCCGCGGGCCGGCACCGGCGACGGTCCGGACGGCACGATCAAGGACGAGCACACCGCCAAGCTCTCGAACGAGCCGGGCACCTTGTCGATGGCCAACACCGGCCGGCCGAACTCGGGCAGCTGCCAGTTCTTCATCAACACCGTGCACAACTCGTATCTCGACTGGTTCACCCCCGGCGCGTCGAAGCACCCGGTGTTCGGCAAGGTCATCGCCGGCATGGACGTGGTGAAGAAGATCGAGACCACGAAGACCGACGCGGGCGATCGCCCGGTCACGCCGGTGAAGATGAACCGCGTGCGCGTGATCGAGAACTGA
- a CDS encoding amidohydrolase family protein codes for MQRLNQEAAKALWSGKHSGLAIDPARAITWVTHNPAWVLGVHDRVGTLASGKDADVVVWSGDPLSVYAKAELVFIDGVLRFDAKQAAPSSDYEVGP; via the coding sequence GTGCAGCGCTTGAACCAAGAGGCGGCAAAGGCGCTCTGGAGCGGCAAACACTCCGGTCTGGCCATCGACCCCGCGCGCGCCATCACCTGGGTCACGCACAATCCAGCCTGGGTGCTCGGCGTCCACGACCGGGTGGGCACGTTGGCCTCGGGCAAAGACGCAGACGTCGTGGTCTGGAGCGGGGATCCGCTCAGCGTGTACGCGAAGGCGGAGCTGGTGTTCATCGACGGCGTCCTGCGCTTCGACGCAAAACAAGCCGCTCCGTCCAGCGACTACGAGGTCGGGCCGTGA
- the feoB gene encoding ferrous iron transport protein B, with translation MTAEACHEPSPSAAPSPARERHLVVVVGNPNVGKTTLFNRLTGQNARVGNYPGITVERRSGELVLEDQLAEVVDVPGAYSLAARSPEEQIAINSILGLSGFARPDLVVVVVDAGQLVRNLYLVLQLAELRVPLVVALNMIDEAGELPPDATVVSEVFGAPCVPTNAKSGLGIEALRGEIARCLKEPPAARVDLSYPDGLRAGLDRVAEALPPEWRKNVERDRALALWALSSVDTDDELEGIPAPLRERCLDVQRDLGDHDLDREVIATRYAFLDSHAERIFGRSAKHPPKRAGSAKLDRFLLHPVLGFVAFVSIMLLMFIGLFSGAEPGIALIEGAFGGLADLTRDHLPAGVFRDFLTDGVIGGVGNVLVFLPQILLLFLFIGALEDSGYMARVAYLMDRIMRALGLHGRAFVPMLSGFACAVPAILATRTMERRRDRLLTMLVVPLMTCSARLPVYTLVIAALFPERRLLGFLPLGAVLMVAMYCFSIAMTLLAAAVIGRTVVRGRRVPLILELPPYRVPSLGSVLRMMWERAAVFLKEAGTVILACTIVLWALLSFPRVDAAAAPGEPVAAEVQSGPDEARLRALALEQSYGGKLGKAIEPALQPLGFDWKIGVGLIGAFAAREVFVSTLGVVYGVGGGDEDTTPLRQRIKSETRADGRPVYSALTGLSLMVFFALACQCMSTLAVVRRETRSWRWPAFLFGYMTALAYLASLLVYQGGRLLGFG, from the coding sequence GTGACCGCCGAAGCCTGTCACGAGCCCAGCCCGAGCGCTGCCCCAAGTCCCGCCCGAGAGCGCCACTTGGTGGTGGTCGTGGGCAACCCGAACGTCGGAAAGACGACGCTCTTCAACCGACTCACCGGGCAGAACGCCCGAGTCGGCAACTATCCCGGCATCACCGTCGAGCGCCGTTCCGGAGAGCTGGTGCTCGAGGATCAGCTCGCGGAGGTCGTCGACGTCCCGGGTGCCTACTCGCTCGCCGCACGCTCGCCCGAAGAGCAGATCGCCATCAACTCCATCCTGGGACTGTCCGGCTTCGCGCGGCCCGACCTGGTCGTGGTGGTCGTGGACGCCGGGCAGCTCGTCCGCAACCTGTACCTGGTGCTCCAGCTCGCGGAGCTCCGGGTGCCGCTCGTCGTCGCGCTCAACATGATCGACGAGGCCGGCGAGCTGCCCCCGGACGCCACGGTGGTGAGCGAGGTGTTCGGCGCCCCCTGCGTCCCCACCAACGCCAAGAGCGGGCTCGGAATCGAGGCTCTGCGCGGCGAGATCGCCCGCTGCCTGAAGGAACCCCCGGCAGCTCGAGTCGACCTCTCCTACCCGGACGGTCTGCGCGCCGGTTTGGACCGAGTTGCGGAGGCGCTTCCCCCAGAGTGGCGCAAGAACGTCGAACGCGACCGCGCCCTCGCGCTCTGGGCCCTCTCCAGCGTGGACACCGACGACGAGCTCGAGGGCATCCCGGCCCCGCTGCGCGAACGTTGTCTGGACGTGCAGCGCGACCTCGGAGATCACGACCTGGATCGCGAGGTGATCGCGACCCGCTACGCCTTCCTCGACTCGCACGCCGAGCGCATCTTCGGCCGCTCGGCGAAGCACCCGCCCAAGCGCGCCGGCTCCGCGAAGCTCGACCGCTTCCTGCTCCACCCCGTGCTCGGGTTCGTGGCGTTCGTCTCCATCATGCTCTTGATGTTCATCGGCCTGTTCTCCGGGGCGGAGCCGGGCATCGCGCTGATCGAGGGCGCATTCGGCGGCCTGGCAGACCTGACCCGGGACCACCTACCCGCGGGCGTGTTCCGGGACTTCCTGACCGACGGCGTGATCGGCGGCGTCGGCAACGTGCTGGTGTTCCTCCCGCAGATCTTGCTGCTGTTCCTGTTCATCGGCGCGCTCGAGGACAGCGGCTACATGGCGCGCGTCGCCTACTTGATGGATCGCATCATGCGCGCGCTCGGCCTGCACGGTCGCGCGTTCGTGCCCATGCTGTCGGGCTTTGCCTGCGCGGTGCCGGCCATCCTGGCGACGCGCACGATGGAGCGCCGCCGCGACCGGCTCCTGACCATGCTGGTGGTACCACTGATGACCTGCTCGGCACGCCTGCCGGTGTACACGCTGGTCATCGCTGCGCTGTTCCCGGAGCGCAGGCTGCTGGGCTTCTTGCCCTTGGGCGCGGTGCTGATGGTGGCGATGTACTGCTTCAGCATCGCGATGACGCTGCTGGCAGCCGCGGTCATCGGCCGCACCGTGGTCCGCGGCAGGCGCGTGCCGCTGATCCTGGAGCTTCCCCCCTACCGCGTGCCCAGCCTGGGCAGCGTGCTGCGCATGATGTGGGAGCGCGCGGCGGTGTTCCTGAAGGAGGCGGGCACGGTGATCTTGGCCTGCACCATCGTGCTCTGGGCGTTGCTCTCGTTCCCGCGCGTGGACGCTGCCGCGGCGCCGGGCGAGCCGGTCGCGGCCGAGGTCCAGAGCGGACCCGACGAGGCCCGCCTGCGCGCCCTGGCCCTCGAGCAAAGCTACGGCGGCAAGCTGGGCAAGGCCATCGAGCCAGCGCTCCAGCCCCTCGGCTTCGACTGGAAGATCGGTGTCGGGCTGATCGGCGCCTTCGCGGCCCGCGAGGTGTTCGTCTCGACGCTGGGCGTCGTGTACGGCGTGGGCGGCGGCGACGAGGACACCACCCCATTGCGGCAGCGCATCAAGAGCGAGACGCGAGCCGACGGCCGCCCCGTGTATTCGGCGCTCACGGGTCTCTCGCTGATGGTGTTCTTCGCCCTGGCCTGCCAGTGCATGAGCACGCTGGCCGTCGTCAGGCGCGAGACCCGGAGTTGGCGCTGGCCCGCGTTCCTGTTCGGGTACATGACCGCGCTCGCCTACCTGGCGAGCCTGCTCGTGTACCAGGGCGGCCGGCTGCTGGGGTTCGGGTGA